In a genomic window of Actinomycetota bacterium:
- a CDS encoding amidase produces the protein MAQLHDLTALEQGQAIARREVSSLELTEHYLARAEQLDATVGAFAIRTPELARKHAVRADAEVGGVDFSPLHGVVIPPKDLHSWAGVRCRLGSRAIDFVPDADDYPVIRMREAGFVFTGKTNTSEFGLPAYTESEVSPPARTPWDLQRSAGGSSGGAAAAVASGLAAAAVGSDGGGSIRIPASCCGLVGIKPSRGRVSVGPSGESLGELGVHGPLARTVADAAAVLDALCGSFAGDRSPAPALAAGDSFLLASKHQPRSLRVARFATPILVPTTVGTDCLNAYESASVLLAELGHEVEEIEMPFGAELFACFAMVWSCLAAAIPLDAAQEEEVTPLTRWLRAEGNQVTGPELTVAISALRTLARKAMQRTSAYDVILTPGLAQLPPEIGSMRNDSDPAADFAAQSQFTPFTAPFNLTGQPAINLPLHWTAAGLPVGVQLVGRIYDEYTLISLAAQLESAQPWTTRRPAIW, from the coding sequence GTGGCGCAGTTGCATGACCTCACAGCTCTGGAGCAGGGGCAGGCGATCGCACGCCGCGAGGTGTCTTCGCTTGAGTTGACTGAGCACTATCTCGCTAGAGCCGAGCAACTCGATGCGACGGTAGGGGCCTTTGCAATTCGCACTCCCGAATTGGCGCGCAAACACGCTGTCCGTGCCGACGCTGAAGTCGGTGGAGTGGACTTCTCACCTTTGCACGGAGTCGTAATCCCACCCAAGGATTTGCATTCGTGGGCCGGCGTGCGCTGTCGTTTGGGATCCCGAGCTATTGACTTTGTTCCTGATGCTGATGACTACCCAGTGATACGCATGCGAGAAGCCGGCTTCGTCTTTACTGGCAAGACGAATACTTCGGAATTTGGGCTGCCTGCCTACACCGAATCAGAGGTCAGCCCTCCCGCGAGAACTCCGTGGGATTTGCAGCGATCGGCTGGGGGTTCGAGTGGCGGAGCTGCTGCGGCAGTTGCGTCCGGCTTGGCGGCAGCTGCCGTTGGTTCCGATGGTGGTGGCTCAATTCGAATCCCGGCAAGTTGCTGTGGCCTCGTTGGCATCAAGCCCAGCCGCGGGCGAGTTTCAGTGGGGCCATCAGGCGAGAGCCTGGGCGAACTTGGTGTCCACGGTCCGCTTGCTCGCACAGTTGCTGATGCGGCAGCTGTGTTGGACGCTCTTTGTGGATCGTTCGCTGGTGATCGCTCGCCCGCGCCAGCCTTGGCAGCCGGCGATTCGTTTCTGCTGGCCAGTAAGCATCAACCGAGAAGCTTGCGCGTCGCCCGGTTTGCCACCCCAATCCTCGTACCGACAACTGTTGGCACCGACTGCTTGAATGCATATGAATCCGCAAGCGTCCTACTTGCTGAACTTGGCCATGAAGTCGAGGAAATTGAGATGCCGTTCGGAGCGGAACTCTTCGCATGCTTCGCGATGGTCTGGAGTTGCCTTGCCGCCGCAATCCCTCTCGATGCGGCTCAGGAGGAAGAAGTCACGCCGCTGACCCGATGGCTTCGGGCGGAGGGAAATCAAGTCACCGGCCCGGAGCTCACGGTAGCGATCTCAGCGCTTCGAACATTGGCGCGCAAAGCGATGCAGCGGACGAGCGCCTACGACGTGATCTTGACGCCAGGTCTTGCCCAACTGCCGCCCGAGATTGGCTCGATGCGCAATGACTCTGATCCTGCTGCCGATTTCGCGGCGCAGAGCCAGTTCACACCATTCACCGCACCGTTCAACCTGACAGGGCAACCAGCCATCAACCTGCCTCTGCATTGGACGGCGGCAGGTTTGCCGGTTGGCGTGCAGCTCGTTGGCCGCATCTACGACGAATACACCTTGATCTCGCTGGCTGCACAACTCGAATCTGCTCAACCATGGACGACTCGACGACCGGCTATTTGGTGA
- a CDS encoding prolyl oligopeptidase family serine peptidase has protein sequence MTKPTYPIAPRSDVADTYHGTVVPDPYRWLEDPQDPSTLAWLEAQALLMHEEREGWQMRDKFAERMEALLGAGTISPPYYRGNRTFFLRRLPGEQFASLLVTENDVERTLIDPMALDPNGLTTLDNWQPTKEGDRIAYQISEGGTEESVLYVMDVVTGEILDGPLDRCRFSPIAWLVGGEAFYYVRRIAPELLPQSEQNFHRRVYLHRVGSKEDVLVFGAGMNKTNYYGVHVSRDGRWLEITASEGTEPRNDLWVADLSECSPEQPAFTLVQGDVDAQSSISFGRDGRVYVSTDLDAPRARLALVDPQDWTTWADLIPEDPDAVFDSFALLDGDELEFPMLLIAKTRHGVGELTLHRADDGAFIEQVTLPGAGTTSGPIEHIDGGPVIWFVYTDQVTVPHVYQFDGRTREVTLFASPPGAVEVPTVHSSLVTYQSPDGATVRMFIIAPTQSPDKPRPTVLYGYGGFGIPMTPGYSAATLAWVEAGGVWAVACLRGGSEEGEEWHRDGMLDRKQNVYDDFHAAARYLASEGWTTPEQLAVYGGSNGGLLVGAAITQEPTLFTAVVCVAPLLDMIRYVESELGPTWTVEYGDPDDPEQFKWLHSYSPYHHVKDGTDYPAAMIAVFDNDTRTDPMHGRKMAAALQAATSGDRPILLRAEGDVGHGARSMSKSVQESAETLAFMARWTGMQG, from the coding sequence GTGACCAAGCCGACCTATCCGATTGCCCCACGCTCCGACGTAGCGGACACCTACCACGGCACAGTCGTTCCTGATCCATATCGCTGGCTTGAAGACCCGCAAGATCCCTCAACGCTGGCTTGGCTGGAAGCACAGGCGCTGCTCATGCATGAGGAGCGCGAAGGCTGGCAGATGCGCGACAAGTTCGCTGAGCGCATGGAAGCACTACTTGGTGCAGGCACCATCTCGCCTCCGTACTACCGAGGCAATCGCACCTTCTTTCTGCGCCGATTGCCCGGCGAGCAATTTGCCTCGCTGCTGGTGACCGAGAACGACGTCGAGCGCACTCTTATTGATCCCATGGCGCTTGATCCCAATGGCTTGACCACCCTCGACAACTGGCAGCCCACAAAAGAGGGCGATCGCATCGCGTATCAAATCTCTGAAGGCGGAACAGAAGAATCAGTTCTGTACGTGATGGATGTTGTAACTGGCGAGATACTCGACGGACCACTTGATCGCTGCCGGTTCTCACCCATCGCCTGGCTTGTCGGCGGCGAGGCCTTCTACTACGTACGACGCATCGCACCTGAACTCCTGCCACAGTCTGAGCAGAACTTCCATCGTCGGGTCTATCTGCATCGCGTTGGTTCCAAAGAAGATGTGCTCGTATTCGGTGCCGGCATGAACAAGACCAACTACTACGGAGTGCATGTCAGTCGCGATGGTCGTTGGCTTGAGATCACGGCTTCCGAAGGAACCGAGCCGCGCAATGACCTGTGGGTTGCTGACCTCAGCGAGTGCTCGCCTGAACAACCTGCATTCACTCTTGTTCAAGGAGATGTTGATGCGCAGTCGTCAATTTCATTTGGACGTGATGGCCGCGTGTACGTAAGCACCGACCTCGATGCGCCGCGAGCCCGCCTTGCACTCGTTGATCCGCAGGACTGGACGACCTGGGCTGATTTGATCCCAGAGGATCCGGATGCAGTGTTTGATTCATTCGCCCTGCTCGATGGAGACGAGCTTGAATTCCCAATGCTGCTGATCGCCAAGACCAGACATGGCGTTGGCGAACTCACGCTGCATCGAGCCGACGATGGAGCCTTCATCGAGCAAGTGACGCTGCCTGGTGCTGGCACGACAAGCGGACCGATCGAACATATTGACGGTGGCCCAGTCATCTGGTTTGTCTACACCGATCAAGTCACCGTGCCACACGTGTATCAATTCGATGGGCGCACCCGCGAAGTCACGCTCTTTGCTTCTCCCCCTGGTGCAGTCGAAGTCCCCACTGTGCACTCGTCGCTCGTCACTTATCAATCACCTGACGGCGCCACCGTGCGTATGTTCATCATCGCGCCGACACAAAGCCCCGACAAACCGCGACCAACAGTGCTGTACGGCTATGGCGGTTTCGGCATTCCCATGACTCCTGGCTACTCCGCCGCAACCCTCGCCTGGGTCGAAGCCGGAGGGGTGTGGGCAGTTGCCTGCTTGCGCGGAGGCAGCGAAGAGGGCGAGGAATGGCATCGCGATGGCATGCTCGATCGCAAGCAGAATGTGTACGACGATTTCCACGCAGCGGCTCGCTACCTCGCATCCGAAGGCTGGACCACGCCTGAGCAACTTGCTGTCTATGGCGGTTCAAACGGTGGGCTACTTGTGGGCGCAGCGATCACTCAAGAGCCAACTCTGTTCACTGCCGTGGTGTGCGTGGCTCCGTTGCTCGACATGATTCGCTACGTCGAATCTGAACTCGGTCCAACTTGGACTGTCGAATATGGCGATCCGGACGATCCTGAGCAGTTCAAGTGGCTGCACAGCTATTCGCCGTATCACCATGTCAAAGATGGCACCGACTATCCGGCAGCCATGATTGCGGTGTTCGACAACGACACGCGGACTGATCCCATGCATGGTCGCAAGATGGCTGCCGCCTTGCAAGCGGCTACTTCCGGTGACCGTCCGATCTTGCTGCGCGCTGAAGGCGATGTCGGTCACGGAGCTCGCTCGATGAGCAAGTCGGTGCAGGAATCCGCGGAGACCTTGGCCTTCATGGCGAGGTGGACAGGCATGCAGGGCTGA
- the malQ gene encoding 4-alpha-glucanotransferase, which yields MTHTPRLLGLVELAAACGVATEYWDQAGNQISVQEETLIAVIASLGHEVSTPELIEKSLVELQLRNWRRMLPDFVVGIQGQARRIWMHVPDGSPAQAWVVGESGERTDLAQMDFWVEPLEVDGGLMGEASFAVPGDLPIGYYTVHALSGDFQATTTLAMTPARLEPEAIAGDRQWGFMTQLYATRSTQSWGLGDLHDAGQLAAWSSHEFGAGFLLINPLHAAAPSGPMAPSPYLPVTRRFANPMYLRIADIPEVHELRRKDRKRIKQSAETLQATNRSTEFLDRDAVWTAKRDALKRIFEAGLSRQRAAQFAEYCLKEGQGLVDFALWSTLCDVYGNKPAQWPAEYADVRSPAVRIFLAKYSMDVQFHMWLQWMLNEQLQLTQAASKSSGMAIGIIHDLAVGVHPEGADAWSLRHVLAQGMGVGAPPDMYNQLGQNWHQPPWQPEALAKAAYVPYRDMLRTVMRHAGGLRIDHVLGLFRLWWVPAGMAADKGTFVTLDHEAMIGILLLEAHRAEVLVIGEDLGTVEPWVQELLRERGILGTSILWFEEWDSGAIKLPTDWRREVLASVTVHDLPPTAGFLRDEHVRIRHELKLLSQSFEAERADSGANREAWANHLREQGWLAADADLSTDAGLDAMAIALHRALAASPARLLGVALPDVIGDRRAQNQPGTDQEYPNWRVPMTDANGTPVLLEDLFSQTPTVRNFLNFLLT from the coding sequence ATGACTCATACCCCGCGACTCCTAGGGCTTGTCGAGTTGGCCGCTGCCTGCGGGGTCGCCACTGAGTATTGGGATCAGGCTGGCAATCAGATTTCCGTGCAGGAAGAGACGTTGATTGCGGTCATCGCCTCCCTCGGCCACGAAGTATCGACACCGGAGTTGATCGAGAAGTCGCTTGTTGAGCTGCAGTTGCGCAATTGGCGTCGAATGCTTCCGGACTTCGTCGTAGGAATTCAAGGGCAGGCACGACGGATCTGGATGCACGTGCCTGACGGATCCCCTGCGCAGGCGTGGGTCGTGGGGGAGTCTGGGGAACGCACTGATTTGGCACAGATGGACTTCTGGGTCGAGCCTCTCGAAGTCGATGGCGGACTCATGGGTGAGGCAAGTTTTGCTGTGCCTGGCGATCTGCCGATCGGCTACTACACGGTGCATGCGCTCTCGGGTGATTTCCAGGCAACTACGACTTTGGCTATGACGCCGGCGCGCTTGGAGCCCGAAGCGATTGCAGGTGATCGCCAGTGGGGTTTCATGACCCAGCTCTATGCGACTCGTTCAACTCAATCTTGGGGCCTTGGAGATCTGCACGATGCGGGGCAATTGGCAGCATGGAGTTCACATGAATTTGGAGCGGGCTTTCTTCTGATCAATCCACTCCATGCCGCAGCCCCTTCGGGTCCGATGGCGCCCTCGCCCTATCTGCCAGTCACGCGCCGATTCGCCAATCCGATGTACTTGCGCATTGCAGACATTCCTGAAGTTCACGAGCTGCGACGCAAGGATCGCAAGCGCATCAAGCAATCCGCAGAGACTCTTCAGGCAACAAATAGATCAACAGAATTTCTTGATCGCGACGCAGTGTGGACAGCCAAACGCGATGCCTTGAAGCGCATCTTCGAGGCTGGCTTGTCCAGGCAGCGCGCGGCACAGTTCGCTGAGTATTGCCTGAAGGAAGGCCAAGGCCTTGTCGACTTCGCCCTGTGGTCAACTCTCTGCGATGTTTACGGTAATAAGCCAGCGCAATGGCCTGCTGAGTACGCCGATGTGCGTTCGCCAGCAGTAAGGATCTTCCTGGCGAAGTACTCAATGGATGTGCAGTTCCATATGTGGCTGCAGTGGATGCTCAATGAGCAACTGCAACTCACCCAGGCCGCAAGCAAGTCCTCCGGCATGGCAATCGGGATCATCCACGATCTGGCCGTAGGGGTGCATCCCGAAGGTGCTGACGCCTGGTCTTTGCGCCATGTTCTGGCGCAAGGCATGGGGGTGGGTGCTCCACCTGACATGTACAACCAGCTTGGTCAAAACTGGCATCAGCCGCCATGGCAGCCCGAAGCCTTGGCGAAAGCCGCCTACGTTCCGTACCGCGACATGCTGCGCACCGTGATGCGTCACGCAGGAGGCTTGCGCATCGATCACGTGCTGGGTCTGTTCCGCTTGTGGTGGGTTCCGGCCGGGATGGCTGCTGACAAGGGCACTTTCGTGACCCTGGATCACGAGGCGATGATTGGCATTCTCTTGTTGGAGGCACATCGCGCAGAGGTGTTGGTGATCGGTGAAGACCTCGGAACCGTGGAACCTTGGGTGCAAGAGCTGCTCCGCGAGCGCGGAATCCTTGGCACGAGCATTCTCTGGTTTGAGGAGTGGGATTCCGGCGCGATCAAGCTCCCAACTGATTGGCGCCGAGAAGTGCTCGCCTCTGTCACCGTGCACGATCTCCCGCCAACGGCTGGATTCCTGCGGGATGAGCATGTGCGGATTCGGCACGAGCTCAAACTGCTCTCGCAATCTTTTGAAGCTGAGCGTGCTGACTCTGGCGCCAACCGCGAAGCGTGGGCCAATCATCTGCGCGAGCAAGGCTGGCTTGCGGCGGATGCTGACTTGAGCACCGATGCTGGGCTAGATGCGATGGCGATCGCACTGCATCGAGCTCTTGCAGCTTCACCTGCTCGACTGTTGGGTGTTGCTCTTCCTGATGTCATTGGCGACCGCAGGGCCCAGAACCAGCCCGGCACTGATCAGGAGTATCCGAACTGGCGGGTGCCGATGACCGATGCGAACGGCACTCCAGTGCTGCTCGAGGATCTCTTCTCCCAAACCCCAACGGTGAGAAACTTCCTCAATTTCCTGCTGACTTAG
- the ettA gene encoding energy-dependent translational throttle protein EttA, producing the protein MAEFIYTLSKARKAHGDKVVLDNVTLSFLPGAKIGVVGPNGAGKSSLLKIMAGLDDVSNGEAMLMEGFTVGFLQQEPKLDETKNVLENVQDGVSEIKAMVDRFNEISVELGAPDADYDVLLTEMGKLQEAIDHKNAWDLDAQLEQAMDALRCPPSDSEIAVLSGGEKRRVALCQLLLRQPDLLLLDEPTNHLDAESVQWLEQHLEKYPGTVIAITHDRYFLDNVAEWILELDRGRAFPYEGNYSTYLETKAARLKVEGQKDVKLQKRLTDELQWVRSNAKARQTKSRARLDRYEEMAAEADKARKLDMEEIQIPPGPRLGSVVVEADGLTKAFGDRLLIDNLSFTLPRNGIVGVIGPNGVGKTTLFKMIVDAATSEGDVDAQPTSGELKIGETVKLSYVDQNRSGLDPTKNVWELVSDGLDWIKVGNVEMPSRAYVSVFGFKGPDQQKSAKVLSGGERNRLNLALTLKMGGNLLLLDEPTNDLDVETLGSLENALLEFPGCAVITSHDRWFLDRIATHILAYEGDSEWFWFEGNFESYEANKVERLGADAARPHRATYRKLTRG; encoded by the coding sequence ATGGCCGAGTTCATTTATACCCTCAGTAAGGCCCGTAAAGCCCATGGCGACAAGGTCGTTCTCGACAATGTGACTCTTTCGTTTCTCCCCGGAGCCAAGATCGGCGTGGTCGGCCCGAATGGCGCTGGAAAGTCGAGCTTGCTGAAGATCATGGCCGGGCTCGACGACGTCTCCAACGGTGAGGCGATGCTCATGGAGGGCTTCACCGTTGGCTTCCTCCAGCAGGAGCCGAAGCTCGATGAGACCAAGAATGTGCTTGAAAACGTTCAGGACGGTGTCTCTGAGATCAAGGCGATGGTTGATCGGTTCAATGAGATCTCGGTTGAACTGGGCGCTCCCGATGCTGACTACGACGTCCTGCTCACGGAGATGGGCAAATTGCAGGAGGCGATCGATCACAAGAACGCTTGGGATCTGGATGCCCAACTGGAGCAGGCGATGGATGCCCTGCGGTGCCCGCCAAGTGACTCCGAGATCGCTGTGCTCTCCGGTGGTGAGAAGCGTCGCGTTGCTCTCTGCCAATTGCTACTGCGTCAGCCTGATCTGCTGCTGCTCGATGAGCCGACCAACCACCTCGATGCTGAGAGTGTCCAGTGGCTCGAACAGCATCTGGAGAAGTACCCCGGCACCGTCATCGCCATCACCCACGATAGGTACTTCCTGGACAACGTGGCTGAGTGGATTCTTGAACTCGATCGCGGTCGCGCTTTCCCTTACGAGGGCAACTACTCCACCTACTTGGAGACCAAGGCTGCTCGCTTGAAAGTTGAGGGCCAAAAGGACGTCAAACTGCAAAAGCGTCTGACCGACGAACTCCAGTGGGTCCGATCCAATGCGAAGGCTCGCCAGACCAAGAGCCGTGCACGCCTTGATCGATACGAGGAGATGGCGGCAGAAGCCGATAAGGCTCGCAAGCTCGACATGGAGGAGATCCAGATCCCGCCAGGCCCGCGTTTGGGTTCAGTTGTGGTCGAAGCCGACGGCCTGACCAAGGCGTTCGGCGATCGCCTCCTGATTGACAATCTCAGCTTCACTCTGCCGCGCAACGGCATCGTCGGTGTCATCGGTCCCAATGGTGTTGGCAAGACCACCTTGTTCAAGATGATTGTTGATGCCGCAACTAGCGAAGGCGATGTCGATGCGCAGCCAACATCGGGTGAATTGAAAATCGGCGAGACGGTCAAGCTTTCCTATGTTGACCAGAACCGTTCCGGGCTGGACCCAACAAAGAATGTCTGGGAGCTCGTCTCTGATGGCCTGGACTGGATCAAGGTTGGCAATGTTGAGATGCCCTCGCGGGCATACGTGTCGGTGTTCGGCTTCAAGGGCCCCGATCAGCAGAAGTCAGCCAAGGTGCTTTCTGGTGGCGAGCGAAATCGGCTGAACCTGGCGCTGACTTTGAAGATGGGTGGCAATCTGCTGCTGCTCGACGAGCCGACCAATGACCTCGACGTTGAGACCCTCGGATCCCTCGAAAATGCTTTGCTGGAGTTCCCCGGTTGCGCTGTGATCACCTCGCATGATCGCTGGTTCCTTGACCGGATAGCGACGCACATTCTGGCCTATGAGGGCGATTCCGAATGGTTTTGGTTCGAAGGCAACTTTGAGTCATACGAGGCAAATAAGGTCGAGCGACTGGGAGCAGACGCAGCTCGTCCGCATCGCGCTACCTACCGCAAACTGACACGAGGATAA
- a CDS encoding mechanosensitive ion channel family protein, whose product MDSFSLNAAQQSTWETVWNTIANWHWDIPLKLLIIVVSAVIAQLVITRAIRKVVNSMVSRSRAPRPSDLRSLDSTSELTNIVMTQRTEQRSQAMGALLRSIAIISIWTIAFMTMLTTVGINIGPLLASAGVLGVILGFGAQQLVADYLAGISMIFEDQLGVGDVVNVGTVTGTVEDVALRCTRIRDFDGTVWYIRNGQMTFVANQSKGWTIARIDFPLSYDADLEQVRAVIDKEGQRMSKDSQYDRILLDAPTYAGVEIVRGDAVVIRIIAKTAPEQQFIATRVLRQAMKQALDAAGIKMPVQTVRFAQDPHDGTMGR is encoded by the coding sequence ATGGATTCCTTCTCGCTGAACGCCGCCCAGCAGTCCACTTGGGAGACCGTGTGGAACACCATCGCCAATTGGCATTGGGACATCCCGTTGAAGCTGCTCATCATCGTCGTGAGCGCGGTCATTGCTCAGCTGGTGATCACGCGGGCGATCCGCAAGGTCGTGAACAGCATGGTGTCGAGGTCTCGCGCTCCTCGACCAAGCGACTTGAGATCCCTGGACAGCACTTCCGAGCTGACGAACATCGTCATGACCCAGCGCACAGAACAGCGTTCGCAGGCCATGGGTGCCTTGCTTCGCAGCATTGCGATCATTTCAATCTGGACCATCGCATTCATGACCATGCTGACAACGGTCGGCATCAACATCGGTCCGCTGCTGGCAAGTGCGGGCGTGCTCGGTGTCATTCTCGGGTTCGGCGCTCAACAACTCGTTGCCGACTACCTCGCCGGTATCTCAATGATCTTCGAGGATCAACTCGGAGTTGGCGATGTCGTCAACGTCGGCACGGTGACGGGCACTGTTGAGGATGTCGCACTGCGATGCACGCGCATTCGCGACTTCGATGGAACGGTTTGGTATATCCGAAATGGCCAGATGACCTTCGTCGCCAATCAGTCCAAGGGGTGGACGATTGCTCGCATCGACTTTCCGCTGTCCTACGACGCTGATCTCGAACAGGTCCGTGCCGTGATCGATAAGGAAGGCCAGCGGATGAGCAAGGATTCCCAGTACGACCGAATCCTGCTCGATGCGCCCACCTATGCAGGAGTTGAGATTGTTCGCGGGGATGCAGTGGTCATCCGCATCATCGCCAAAACTGCGCCTGAGCAGCAGTTCATTGCAACTCGTGTTCTTCGACAGGCAATGAAGCAAGCCCTCGATGCGGCCGGCATCAAGATGCCGGTGCAGACGGTGCGCTTCGCGCAAGATCCGCACGATGGGACAATGGGCCGGTGA
- a CDS encoding single-stranded DNA-binding protein encodes MHDITLTVVGNVVSEVSLRFSAAGDPVASFRIACTPRRFDRATDRWIDSDTHYFGVSCWRDMAQNVVQSVTKGMPVVVHGRLRSREVERPCGESSHRIRYQDIEARSVGPDLARGISSFNRVKRQAVVESEERLIADLQGAELALAELDEVPEGIDPETGEILEEFESLGADQMNSVPIGA; translated from the coding sequence ATGCACGACATCACTCTTACCGTTGTGGGCAATGTGGTCAGCGAGGTTTCGCTGAGATTCAGCGCAGCTGGCGATCCCGTCGCCTCTTTTCGCATCGCCTGCACTCCACGCCGATTCGATCGAGCCACTGATCGGTGGATCGATAGCGATACGCACTATTTCGGGGTGTCCTGCTGGCGTGACATGGCTCAAAACGTCGTGCAGTCTGTGACCAAAGGTATGCCGGTCGTAGTGCACGGTCGCTTGCGCTCACGAGAGGTTGAGCGCCCTTGCGGGGAGTCCTCGCACCGCATTCGTTATCAAGATATTGAGGCCCGTTCGGTTGGTCCGGACCTTGCGCGCGGCATCTCCTCTTTCAATCGCGTCAAGCGTCAGGCGGTGGTCGAAAGCGAGGAGCGGCTGATCGCCGATCTGCAGGGTGCTGAGTTGGCCTTGGCGGAACTTGATGAGGTTCCGGAGGGAATTGATCCTGAGACAGGTGAGATCTTGGAAGAGTTCGAGAGTCTTGGTGCAGATCAGATGAACAGCGTCCCGATAGGCGCCTGA
- a CDS encoding acyl-CoA thioesterase encodes MTVVRLMMQRRISDLDGQGHVNNVNYSEFIQEARVNLKNALMKERAASFGQVVAKMEINYKVSLLHGSELVPIDAWVSRIGTKSYDINYVLYDEQGRVSLEAKSTMVATSGGASCEIAEDVRAILEAALEQPAS; translated from the coding sequence ATGACAGTCGTACGGCTCATGATGCAGCGACGGATCAGCGATCTGGATGGACAAGGACACGTGAACAACGTGAACTACAGCGAGTTCATCCAGGAAGCGCGGGTCAATCTCAAGAATGCGCTGATGAAGGAGCGTGCTGCGTCCTTTGGTCAGGTCGTTGCCAAGATGGAGATCAACTACAAGGTCTCACTTCTTCATGGCTCAGAGCTTGTGCCGATTGATGCCTGGGTTTCGCGCATTGGCACCAAGTCCTACGACATCAACTACGTGCTCTATGACGAGCAGGGTCGAGTCTCACTCGAAGCCAAGAGCACGATGGTCGCCACTTCGGGCGGCGCCTCTTGCGAAATTGCGGAAGACGTCCGTGCGATTCTCGAAGCAGCTCTGGAGCAGCCAGCTTCCTAA
- a CDS encoding globin: MTSEPTPYELFGGAEFFRSLVHSFYLKVASDDVLRPMYPEGHLGEAEDRLRLFLEQYWGGPKTYGELRGHPRLRMRHADFQIASTARDRWLVHMHAALEEQDIPFELGQELWEYLASAAFAMQNIDDDLPPAQANTPS; the protein is encoded by the coding sequence GTGACTTCAGAGCCAACGCCATATGAGCTATTCGGAGGAGCGGAGTTCTTTCGCAGCCTCGTCCACTCCTTCTACCTCAAGGTGGCAAGCGACGATGTCCTGAGACCGATGTACCCCGAAGGCCATCTTGGTGAAGCAGAGGATCGCCTTCGACTGTTTCTTGAGCAGTACTGGGGCGGACCAAAGACCTACGGCGAATTGCGCGGGCACCCTCGACTCCGAATGCGGCATGCAGATTTCCAAATTGCCTCAACAGCGCGCGATCGCTGGCTTGTGCACATGCACGCTGCCCTTGAGGAGCAGGACATTCCATTCGAATTGGGCCAGGAGTTGTGGGAGTACCTCGCATCGGCGGCGTTCGCGATGCAGAACATCGACGACGATCTTCCGCCAGCTCAAGCCAACACCCCGAGCTAA